The Oreochromis niloticus isolate F11D_XX linkage group LG15, O_niloticus_UMD_NMBU, whole genome shotgun sequence genome includes a region encoding these proteins:
- the LOC112842459 gene encoding uncharacterized protein KIAA0754-like → MIHMGPADSEERLRREVMDKIYKLCDLWWEKPGEVLHRAVERRLKETLLKFPWLVDSLNPVVMDFLLSTLHLHSPTQAAHRPGQPVDSRPDTPAPLSTLKRRRRRSVVPDILTAGCAAVPPSSALPAATTPPSSPPRAATAPPGPAQPEPEELSRPEGLVLPKQELSEPEEPVLSTEEVCEPEDPVLPTEEVSESEEPALPTDELSEPESPAQPLHPRPARPPRPDPAQPPCPCPARPAIYAIQHVIDCVPCYIVATPPPLDPWQPAGTVSPLLPDPWPPAGAAALPPLDSR, encoded by the exons ATGATCCACATGGGCCCAGCGGACTCTGAGGAGAGGCTCAGGAGGGAGGTCATGGACAAGATTTACAAACTGTGTGATTTGTGGTGGGAGAAGCCCGGGGAAGTGTTGCATCGCGCCGTGGAGAGGCGGCTGAAGGAAACGCTTTTAAAATTTCCCTGGCTGGTGGACTCTCTCAACCCAGTCGTCATGGACTTCCTGCTCTCAACCCTCCACCTCCATTCTCCAACTCAGGCTGCTCACCGGCCCGGGCAGCCGGTAGATTCACGGCCTGACACGCCGGCCCCGTTGTCTACACTGAAACGACGCCGCCGGCGCTCTGTAGTACCGGACATCTTAACAGCTGGCTGTG ctgctgtgccacCATCATCTGCACTGCCTGCGGCCACCACACCTCCATCTTCTCCACCACGGGCTGCTACAGCGCCACCTGGACCTGCTCAGCCTgagccggaggagctcagcAGGCCGGAGGGGCTTGTGCTGCCCAagcaggagctcagcgagccggaGGAGCCCGTGCTGTCCACGGAAGAGGTCTGTGAACCAGAGGACCCCGTGCTGCCCACGGAAGAGGTCAGCGAGTCGGAGGAGCCTGCGTTGCCCACGGACGAGCTCAGCGAGCCAGAGAGTCCAGCACAGCCGCTGCATCCACGTCCAGCACGCCCGCCGCGTCCAGATCCAGCACAGCCGCCATGTCCATGTCCAGCACGGCCAGCAATCTATGCCATCCAGCATGTCATAGATTGTGTGCCATGCTACATTGTTGCAACGCCGCCGCCGTTGGATCCGTGGCAGCCCGCCGGAACTGTTTCACCGCTGCTGCCGGACCCATGGCCGCCCGCCGGAGCTGCAGCGCTGCCACCACTGGACTCGAGGTAA